Proteins encoded together in one Rana temporaria chromosome 6, aRanTem1.1, whole genome shotgun sequence window:
- the LOC120942816 gene encoding olfactory receptor 1019-like encodes MRNQSILNDIFLSGFSDIPALQLPLFLIFLLIYLLTIVWNSLIVVLVVTDSHLHVPMYFFLGNLASLDLCFSSVTVPRMLFDLLTKTRNISIKACITQVFFFIFFAGCEDCLLSVMSYDRYTAICRPLHYTQIMSWKVCVQLMTIVWCLGFIHSLVHTLNASTLTFCGSDIIESFLCDLPQLFQISCSDIFINILLIFLLGGILAFGSLILTILSYVYILKTVLKMQAKGNSKVFSTCTSHLTVMFLYYSFGLFNYFWQSAGHKFSGDKIVSVFYTVILPLLNPLVYSLRNQEIRTAFQNVFRKILPLR; translated from the coding sequence atgagaAATCAGTCAATATTAAATGACATTTTCCTCTCCGGATTTTCTGATATTCCAGCTCTACAGCTTCCTCTATTTCTGATCTTCCTTCTCATCTACCTTCTGACAATAGTTTGGAATTCTCTGATCGTTGTCCTCGTAGTCACCGACTCTCACCTCCATGTTCCTATGTATTTCTTCCTCGGGAACCTGGCCAGTTTGGACCTCTGTTTTTCCTCAGTCACCGTCCCGCGAATGTTATTTGACCTTCTCACCAAGACAAGAAACATTTCCATAAAGGCTTGTATAACCCAAGTCTTCTTCTTTATATTCTTTGCCGGTTGTGAAGATTGTCTTTTGTCTGTCATGTCCTATGATCGATATACCGCCATTTGTCGgccattacattacacacagatcATGAGTTGGAAAGTGTGTGTACAGTTGATGACCATTGTGTGGTGTCTCGGTTTTATCCATTCTTTAGTTCACACACTTAATGCATCCACTTTAACATTTTGTGGATCGGATATTATAGAAAGTTTCCTCTGTGACCTTCCACAATTGTTTCAGATCTCCTGCAGTGACATCTTCATCAACATTCTGCTCATCTTCCTCTTGGGTGGCATCCTTGCATTTGGGTCTCTAATACTGACCATCCTGTCCTATGTCTATATACTCAAAACTGTTCTTAAAATGCAAGCTAAGGGGAATAGTAAAGTTTTCTCTACTTGTACCTCTCACCTGACAGTGATGTTTTTGTATTATAGCTTTGGATTGTTCAATTATTTTTGGCAAAGTGCTGGTCATAAATTTTCTGGTGACAAAATCGTGTCCGTGTTTTACACGGTGATCCTTCCTCTCCTCAACCCTCTTGTTTACAGTCTGAGGAACCAGGAAATCAGAACAGCATTTCAAAATGTTTTCAGGAAGATCTTACCACTGAGATAG